One genomic window of Malaciobacter molluscorum LMG 25693 includes the following:
- a CDS encoding ABC transporter ATP-binding protein produces the protein MLKIKNLTKTYNKIDVLKDINIDLKSNESIAIVGESGSGKSTLAKLILKLEKPTKGKIVLDEKKVSIVFQDYRSSVNPIFTIKQILDESFWETSQTILNAQLEIYLKKLELDNSILEKFPHELSGGQIQRVCILRSLLSNPSFLILDEALSALDISTKVNIISLLQELKDKKGLTYFLITHDLEVATALCENIKVLYKGRIVESLKTNNLKHIKHPYTKELLDSIVLLKD, from the coding sequence ATGCTTAAGATAAAAAATCTTACAAAAACATATAATAAAATTGATGTTTTAAAAGATATAAATATCGATTTAAAATCTAATGAAAGCATTGCTATTGTAGGAGAGAGTGGAAGTGGTAAAAGTACACTTGCAAAGCTGATATTAAAACTTGAAAAACCAACAAAAGGCAAAATTGTATTAGATGAAAAAAAGGTATCTATTGTATTTCAAGATTATAGAAGTTCAGTAAACCCAATATTTACAATAAAACAAATTCTTGATGAATCTTTCTGGGAAACTTCTCAAACTATTTTAAACGCGCAATTAGAAATTTATTTAAAAAAATTAGAACTTGATAATTCAATTTTAGAAAAATTTCCACATGAGCTTAGTGGAGGTCAAATTCAAAGGGTTTGTATATTGAGAAGTTTATTATCAAATCCATCTTTTTTGATATTAGATGAAGCTTTAAGTGCATTAGATATTTCAACAAAAGTAAATATTATTTCACTACTTCAAGAACTAAAAGATAAAAAGGGTTTAACTTATTTTTTAATAACACATGATTTAGAAGTAGCAACTGCATTATGTGAGAATATAAAGGTTTTATATAAAGGTAGAATTGTTGAATCTTTAAAAACCAACAATTTAAAACATATAAAACATCCATATACAAAAGAGCTATTAGACTCTATTGTTTTACTAAAAGATTAA
- a CDS encoding HlyD family efflux transporter periplasmic adaptor subunit, which yields MKKSIIFLFTPFVLFAQVYMAKIEPYDEFTIYSQASGQIIKLDKSDETKTVSKVLIKQDDLLERQKLKLYKTQLQDNKIKLKLMKENYSKFLKIRGKSKVDKDEKYYQILDLEININSLEMSIKELEDTIRKKTISVNNLYIKEFLVNKGDYVSTGTQLAKAYDTTKSKLIVYVSEDDYKDIKTKKVLINNKESIATIEKIDKTLDEKYVSAHKVTIVINNANFGKVLSVEFVK from the coding sequence TTGAAAAAAAGTATTATATTTTTATTTACACCATTTGTGCTTTTTGCACAAGTTTATATGGCAAAAATTGAGCCTTATGATGAGTTTACTATATATTCACAAGCTTCAGGACAGATTATAAAATTAGATAAAAGTGATGAAACAAAAACAGTATCAAAAGTATTGATTAAACAAGATGATTTATTAGAAAGACAAAAATTAAAACTTTACAAAACTCAATTACAAGATAATAAAATAAAACTAAAATTGATGAAAGAAAATTATTCTAAATTTCTAAAAATTAGAGGTAAAAGTAAAGTAGATAAAGATGAAAAATATTATCAAATTTTAGATTTAGAAATAAATATTAACTCTTTAGAAATGTCAATTAAAGAGCTTGAAGATACAATTCGAAAAAAAACAATATCAGTTAATAACTTATATATAAAAGAGTTTTTAGTAAATAAAGGTGACTATGTTTCAACAGGAACACAATTAGCAAAAGCATATGATACCACAAAATCAAAACTTATTGTTTATGTAAGTGAAGATGATTATAAGGATATAAAAACTAAAAAAGTATTGATTAATAATAAAGAATCAATTGCTACAATTGAAAAAATAGATAAAACTCTTGATGAAAAATATGTATCTGCACATAAAGTTACAATAGTTATAAATAATGCAAATTTTGGAAAAGTTCTTAGTGTGGAGTTTGTTAAATGA
- a CDS encoding GNAT family N-acetyltransferase, which translates to MKRINSINFSYVYKHLEKPTKDFIINEYMKHYKQRISNLQYEVIYKKMSILMKQKDTNAFFISYNEKRQIIGAISITKYDNRILSLKNRYMNKDIAEIGRCYVDERYRRCGVGSRLLNLATTFAEKNNYEKMYLHTQYFLPGGFNFWSKKGFKITLDEKDKLQTVHMEKRLQKITNKYNIQMV; encoded by the coding sequence ATGAAAAGAATAAATAGTATAAACTTTTCATATGTTTATAAACACTTAGAAAAACCAACAAAAGATTTTATTATAAATGAATATATGAAACACTATAAACAACGTATATCAAACTTACAATATGAAGTGATTTATAAAAAAATGTCTATTTTGATGAAACAAAAAGATACAAATGCTTTTTTTATTTCTTACAATGAAAAAAGACAAATAATTGGAGCGATAAGTATCACTAAATACGATAATAGAATTTTAAGTTTAAAAAATAGATATATGAATAAAGACATTGCAGAAATTGGAAGATGTTATGTAGATGAAAGATATAGAAGATGTGGTGTTGGTTCAAGACTTCTAAATTTAGCTACAACATTTGCAGAAAAAAACAATTATGAAAAGATGTATTTACATACACAATATTTTTTACCTGGAGGTTTTAACTTTTGGAGTAAAAAAGGATTTAAAATAACTTTAGATGAAAAAGATAAGTTACAAACAGTTCATATGGAAAAAAGATTACAAAAAATTACAAATAAATATAATATTCAAATGGTATAA
- a CDS encoding efflux RND transporter permease subunit: MYKIIEYFLKNSRLNHTLLVFILVMGIFSYYKIPKEMFPSVALDSVRVTGGYTGASAESLDNFAVTEIENGIDSISGIDKVTSIITNGSFAIDVELQDGTNKIEMLNDVKDAVSRARKYLPKDMTEPSVSSVDLQMSLLNISLNSSKYSKKQLLQLSDNIKTKILQIPSISEVSIFGDSDLQIDFYLDHKKINMYGLEPSSVISAIRNLSYIYPVGQIKQTGNHIYLTANNNKFDKQLWLNTVIKVENKRVYLKDIATITIDYPIDETISRLNAKETISLRIYKDNEGDSIAASKLVKKKLKEFEKSHKDLSINISRDSSKPVNDRIKTIIANITLGLILVGLTMHLLISPRLSLVIIMGIPFSFVLGLLVIEQSGYSLNMISLMAMLISLGIVVDDAIVVSENIQRYLDEGYGINDAVLKGTKEMLPPVLIAAFTTIFAFLPMLLISGELGILTRLIPIVLSVLIFSSLVESFIFLPLHAKHILKRKEKMLDWTKAYNFYESILHKVIHYKKTFLILFFITIPILSFLLIKASRFQMMPDMDSNRLTFSVKLNESNSLEQTNEISKRYENLLLEHKKELFIKNVDATVGQYSNIASGREQIENGFTIAIELEDFKDDNFLQKYINPILSLSFDFEQKEKIRTISSNEAMKKIRALINPLNKQENVVDFNMVKRRIGVVNTDIEINLNHEDKMVLLKNIKKLKTALEKIKGVRDVTDNTQLGEEQYKFTINNYGLNLGLTDSDVSTQLANYFMEKDQSDTFDSNGVIDIVTQSKYKDSLDELKHFLINIDDKKVELQEVVDFKIERSFEKIEKENGQIQKKVYANVNKEVTSANEVLSKIEPLIKKMKDEGLKVSYGGEKEKSAQMARDMLKSFMVGLFLIFLTLLINFPSFKNAFIILSVIPFTVVGAIVGHFIMGININSQSLIGMMGLAGVVINDGIIMLDFLHNTKDRDEFFKRAKQRVRPILITSITTILGLATLIFFPTGEAVMLQPIAVSLGFGIAWGTILNLIYVPALYATLFKIRD, encoded by the coding sequence ATGTATAAGATTATAGAGTATTTTTTGAAAAATTCAAGATTAAACCATACATTATTGGTTTTTATTCTTGTAATGGGAATTTTTTCTTATTATAAAATCCCAAAAGAGATGTTCCCATCTGTTGCTTTAGATAGTGTAAGAGTAACAGGTGGATATACAGGTGCAAGTGCAGAAAGTTTAGATAACTTTGCTGTAACAGAAATAGAAAATGGAATTGATAGTATATCTGGTATTGATAAAGTAACTTCAATTATAACAAATGGTAGTTTTGCAATAGATGTAGAGTTGCAAGATGGCACTAATAAAATAGAAATGTTAAATGATGTGAAAGATGCTGTAAGTAGAGCAAGAAAGTATCTTCCAAAAGATATGACAGAACCTTCTGTATCAAGTGTTGATTTGCAAATGTCTCTTCTTAATATTTCACTTAATTCTTCAAAATATTCAAAAAAACAATTACTTCAATTAAGTGATAATATAAAAACAAAGATTTTACAAATTCCAAGTATTAGTGAAGTTAGTATATTTGGAGATAGTGATTTACAAATTGATTTTTATTTAGACCATAAAAAAATAAATATGTATGGATTAGAACCATCTTCGGTTATTAGTGCAATAAGAAATCTATCTTATATCTATCCTGTTGGACAAATAAAACAAACTGGTAATCATATATATTTGACAGCAAATAATAATAAATTTGACAAACAACTATGGTTAAATACTGTTATAAAAGTTGAAAATAAAAGAGTATATTTAAAAGATATTGCAACTATTACAATTGATTATCCAATAGATGAAACAATTTCAAGATTAAATGCAAAAGAGACTATATCTCTTAGAATTTATAAAGATAATGAAGGTGATTCAATTGCTGCATCAAAACTTGTAAAGAAAAAATTAAAAGAGTTTGAAAAATCACATAAAGATTTATCTATAAATATTTCAAGGGATAGTTCAAAACCTGTAAATGATAGAATAAAAACAATTATTGCAAATATTACTTTAGGACTTATTTTAGTTGGACTTACAATGCATTTATTAATTAGTCCAAGACTTTCACTTGTTATTATAATGGGAATACCTTTTTCTTTTGTTTTAGGATTATTAGTAATAGAACAATCTGGTTATAGTTTAAATATGATATCTTTAATGGCTATGTTAATCTCCCTTGGTATTGTCGTCGATGATGCTATTGTTGTAAGTGAAAATATACAGCGTTATTTAGATGAAGGTTATGGCATAAATGATGCAGTTTTAAAAGGTACAAAAGAGATGTTACCGCCTGTTTTAATTGCAGCATTTACTACAATATTTGCATTTTTACCTATGCTTTTAATAAGTGGTGAATTAGGAATTTTAACAAGACTAATTCCTATAGTTTTATCTGTATTGATTTTTTCATCATTAGTTGAATCTTTTATTTTTTTACCTTTGCATGCAAAACATATACTAAAAAGAAAAGAAAAAATGTTAGATTGGACAAAAGCTTATAATTTTTATGAAAGCATTTTACATAAAGTTATACATTATAAAAAAACATTTTTAATTTTATTTTTTATAACTATCCCTATTTTGTCTTTTTTACTTATTAAAGCAAGTAGATTCCAAATGATGCCCGATATGGATTCAAATAGGTTGACTTTTTCTGTGAAATTAAATGAATCAAACTCTTTAGAACAGACAAATGAAATATCAAAGAGATATGAAAATTTACTTTTAGAACACAAAAAAGAATTATTTATCAAAAATGTTGATGCAACAGTTGGACAATATTCAAATATAGCAAGTGGAAGAGAACAAATAGAAAATGGTTTTACAATTGCTATTGAATTAGAAGATTTTAAAGATGATAATTTCTTACAAAAATATATAAACCCAATATTAAGTTTAAGTTTTGATTTTGAGCAAAAAGAAAAAATTAGAACTATTAGTTCAAATGAAGCGATGAAAAAAATCAGAGCTTTAATAAATCCTTTAAATAAACAAGAAAATGTTGTTGATTTTAATATGGTAAAAAGAAGAATTGGTGTTGTAAATACAGATATTGAGATAAATTTAAATCATGAAGATAAAATGGTTTTATTAAAAAATATCAAAAAATTAAAAACTGCACTTGAAAAAATAAAAGGTGTAAGAGATGTAACTGATAATACTCAGTTAGGAGAAGAACAATATAAATTTACTATAAATAATTATGGATTAAATTTAGGATTAACAGATAGTGATGTTTCAACACAATTAGCAAACTATTTTATGGAAAAAGACCAATCAGATACATTTGATTCAAATGGTGTTATTGATATAGTAACCCAATCAAAATATAAAGATAGCTTAGATGAGTTAAAACACTTTTTAATAAATATTGATGATAAAAAAGTCGAACTTCAAGAAGTAGTAGATTTTAAAATTGAGAGAAGTTTTGAAAAAATCGAAAAAGAGAATGGTCAAATACAGAAAAAAGTTTATGCAAATGTAAACAAAGAAGTAACAAGTGCCAATGAAGTTTTATCAAAAATTGAGCCTTTAATTAAAAAGATGAAAGATGAAGGTTTAAAAGTATCATATGGTGGTGAAAAAGAAAAAAGTGCTCAAATGGCAAGAGATATGTTAAAGTCATTTATGGTTGGATTATTTTTGATATTTTTAACACTTTTAATAAATTTCCCATCATTTAAAAATGCATTTATTATTCTTTCTGTAATACCTTTTACTGTTGTTGGTGCAATAGTTGGTCATTTTATAATGGGAATAAATATAAATTCTCAATCTTTAATCGGTATGATGGGATTAGCTGGTGTTGTAATTAATGATGGAATTATTATGTTAGATTTTTTACATAATACTAAAGATAGAGATGAGTTCTTCAAAAGAGCAAAACAAAGAGTTAGACCTATTTTAATTACATCAATTACAACAATCTTAGGACTTGCAACATTGATTTTCTTCCCAACAGGTGAAGCTGTTATGTTACAACCAATTGCTGTTTCTTTAGGTTTTGGTATAGCTTGGGGAACAATCTTAAATTTAATTTATGTACCAGCACTTTATGCAACACTATTTAAAATAAGGGATTAA
- a CDS encoding DUF808 family protein, which produces MAGLLGYLSMLSDDISSIASKTMVTASKTFATSFDDIGLLFDDIATYTKLATIKSTGLVIDDLAAIASFTNETTSDILKKELENANSVEELKENIKKLSKQEQEKVKKDLENIRQTAIKEAKRKAAKRELPIVYKIAIGSLKNKIIIIPIVLILSFFLPWLISPILILGGSYLAFEGVESILEKLNKTKHHEENSNENNLSSSKLEEKKVKGAIKTDFILSFEIIVITLSLVESNDFITKLAVLLTIGFIATVFVYGIVGIIIKLDDVGFYLQEKSSKFLQKIGDVFVASMPKVIKTISIIGTVAMLAVGGGIIAHQLHLLNFLHEIEKIKYLGITVIFLSEIILGLIVGYIIVKIEPIFVSLFKKNKS; this is translated from the coding sequence ATGGCCGGATTATTAGGTTATCTATCAATGCTATCAGATGATATAAGTTCTATAGCTAGTAAAACAATGGTAACTGCTTCAAAAACATTTGCAACATCATTTGATGATATTGGCTTACTTTTTGATGATATTGCAACATATACAAAACTTGCAACCATTAAATCAACTGGATTGGTAATAGATGATTTAGCAGCAATTGCTAGTTTTACAAATGAGACAACTTCAGATATTTTAAAAAAAGAGTTAGAAAATGCAAATAGTGTAGAAGAGTTAAAAGAAAATATTAAGAAGTTATCTAAACAAGAACAAGAAAAAGTTAAAAAAGATTTAGAAAATATTAGACAAACAGCTATAAAAGAAGCCAAAAGAAAAGCTGCAAAAAGAGAACTTCCTATTGTTTATAAAATAGCAATTGGGAGTTTAAAAAATAAAATTATTATAATTCCTATTGTTTTGATATTGAGTTTTTTCTTACCTTGGTTAATTTCACCTATTTTAATTCTTGGTGGATCATATTTAGCTTTTGAAGGTGTTGAGTCAATATTAGAAAAATTAAATAAAACAAAACATCATGAAGAAAATAGTAATGAAAACAATTTAAGCTCTTCAAAACTAGAAGAAAAAAAAGTAAAAGGTGCAATAAAAACAGATTTTATTTTATCTTTTGAGATTATAGTTATTACTCTTAGTTTAGTTGAAAGTAATGACTTTATTACAAAGTTAGCAGTTCTTTTAACAATTGGATTTATTGCTACTGTTTTTGTATATGGAATTGTAGGTATTATAATAAAATTAGATGATGTAGGATTTTATTTACAAGAAAAAAGTAGTAAGTTTTTACAAAAAATAGGAGATGTTTTTGTTGCTTCTATGCCAAAAGTTATTAAAACTATATCAATTATAGGTACAGTTGCAATGCTTGCAGTTGGAGGGGGAATAATAGCACATCAATTACATTTATTAAATTTTTTACATGAAATTGAAAAAATTAAATATTTAGGTATTACAGTTATATTTCTTAGTGAAATAATTTTAGGTTTAATTGTTGGATATATTATTGTAAAAATAGAGCCAATATTTGTTAGCTTATTTAAAAAAAATAAGTCTTAA
- a CDS encoding TolC family protein — translation MKKLIILVLVSTFVYAQDKDILSNTKKQIIDLKQKQIEQKQKKNKYDWITDITINGAVNKDDKDIESKDYSISLSQDIFRFGGISSQIQYAKELKKLEQLDLKKDTKSDLNDLYSSLIDIKIDEIKLEQNILNLQNSQIDVEHKKSEYDNGEIGITDLNDAIMTRNNLSDSQKQIELSKLENEKNINLYTTRNYKQIVIPTIKMISKKFFLEKSTSVNYAKINTKVNKQLYNIKKSDYLPKLSVDARYGYSKTDIIEGDDSYKYGLSISMPLSYTSNNDIEQKRLDYLISKQELNDEIVKAKVTYEKAILNIKNYEDRIKLAKQDIKLYSQLLQVNQDEYNAGYKTIDDVTTIKNSMKIRQLDIKTYKLNIKKQILNLYFAIN, via the coding sequence ATGAAAAAACTAATAATTTTAGTTTTGGTTTCAACTTTTGTTTATGCACAAGATAAAGATATATTGTCAAATACAAAAAAACAAATAATAGATTTAAAACAAAAGCAAATTGAACAAAAACAAAAGAAAAATAAATATGATTGGATTACTGATATTACAATAAATGGTGCTGTAAATAAAGATGATAAAGATATAGAATCAAAAGATTATTCAATATCTTTATCTCAAGACATATTTAGATTTGGTGGAATATCTTCTCAAATTCAATATGCAAAAGAATTAAAAAAACTTGAGCAACTTGATTTAAAAAAAGATACAAAAAGTGATTTGAATGATTTATATTCTTCTTTGATTGATATAAAAATAGATGAAATAAAACTAGAACAAAATATTTTAAATTTGCAAAATAGTCAAATAGATGTGGAACATAAAAAGTCTGAATATGATAATGGAGAAATTGGTATAACAGATTTAAATGATGCAATAATGACTAGAAATAATCTAAGTGATTCACAAAAACAAATAGAACTATCAAAGCTTGAAAATGAAAAAAATATAAATTTATATACAACAAGAAACTATAAACAAATAGTGATTCCTACTATAAAAATGATTAGCAAAAAGTTTTTCTTAGAAAAATCAACTTCTGTAAATTATGCCAAAATAAATACTAAAGTAAATAAGCAGTTATACAATATTAAAAAGAGTGATTATTTACCAAAATTGAGTGTTGATGCACGTTATGGTTACTCAAAAACAGACATTATCGAAGGTGATGATTCTTATAAGTATGGGCTTAGTATTTCTATGCCATTGAGTTATACTTCAAATAATGATATTGAACAAAAAAGATTAGATTATTTGATAAGTAAACAAGAGTTAAATGATGAAATAGTAAAAGCAAAAGTTACTTATGAAAAAGCAATTTTAAATATAAAAAACTATGAAGATAGAATAAAATTAGCAAAACAAGATATAAAATTATATTCTCAATTACTTCAAGTAAATCAAGATGAATATAATGCTGGTTATAAAACTATTGATGATGTAACTACAATTAAAAACTCAATGAAAATAAGGCAACTTGATATTAAAACATATAAATTAAATATAAAAAAGCAAATACTTAATTTATATTTTGCAATAAATTAA